From a single Micromonospora sp. WMMD1102 genomic region:
- a CDS encoding phosphotransferase, which produces MVESQSSTRRHVTESELRALVRRGFGDRTGVTDWRELTGGTYNAAYAVTLGENTELVLKVAPPPELELLRHEVDLMRTEVDFHRRAARVGAAVPEVVYADFTRDLIGTDFVFLSRIPGTDLQRRRDELTPAQLAAVRAEIAAQAARLHTVTGPAYGYPLRESRSWQPSWRAAFGAMVDDILADAVRLGSALPAPPDRIGDLLRRHADVLDEVRRPALVHFDLWDGNVFVAADPAGTVRLTGLIDGERAFFGDPLAELVSMTLHRELDDEPEILAGYASAGHGRLELTGPARRRLTLYTIYLYLIMCIEGATRGWNSPERAERERWLVGRLEAQLDRLDRVRQ; this is translated from the coding sequence ATGGTGGAGTCACAGAGCTCGACCAGGAGGCACGTCACCGAGTCCGAGCTCCGGGCGCTGGTCCGGCGCGGCTTCGGCGACCGGACCGGCGTCACCGACTGGCGGGAACTGACCGGCGGCACCTACAACGCCGCCTACGCGGTCACCCTCGGCGAGAACACCGAACTGGTGCTCAAGGTCGCCCCGCCGCCCGAGCTGGAGCTGCTGCGGCACGAGGTCGACCTGATGCGTACCGAGGTCGACTTCCACCGGCGGGCCGCCCGGGTCGGGGCCGCCGTGCCGGAGGTGGTCTACGCCGACTTCACCCGGGACCTGATCGGCACCGACTTCGTTTTCCTCAGCCGGATACCCGGAACCGACCTACAGCGTCGCCGGGACGAGCTGACCCCGGCCCAGCTCGCCGCCGTACGCGCGGAGATCGCCGCGCAGGCCGCCCGACTGCACACCGTCACCGGCCCGGCGTACGGCTATCCGCTGCGCGAGAGCCGGAGCTGGCAGCCGTCCTGGCGGGCGGCCTTCGGCGCGATGGTCGACGACATCCTCGCCGACGCCGTCCGGCTGGGCAGCGCGCTGCCCGCCCCACCGGACCGGATCGGTGACCTGCTACGCCGGCACGCCGACGTCCTCGACGAGGTACGCCGACCCGCGCTTGTGCACTTCGACCTCTGGGACGGCAACGTCTTCGTCGCCGCCGACCCGGCCGGCACGGTCCGGCTGACCGGCCTGATCGACGGCGAACGGGCCTTCTTCGGCGACCCGCTGGCCGAACTGGTCTCGATGACACTGCACCGGGAACTGGACGACGAACCGGAGATCCTCGCCGGCTACGCCTCCGCCGGACACGGCCGGCTCGAACTGACCGGCCCGGCCCGCCGCCGGCTCACCCTCTACACGATCTATCTCTATCTCATCATGTGCATCGAAGGCGCCACCCGGGGCTGGAACAGTCCCGAACGGGCCGAGCGCGAACGGTGGCTCGTCGGACGGCTCGAGGCGCAACTGGACCGGCTGGACCGGGTCCGGCAGTGA
- a CDS encoding anthranilate synthase family protein yields MTLLNHLIRTIADGADPGPFALLRRDGATGLEVFSGTPHTVARLADIPLPAGPAGPRTLALVPYRQVTERGFDCVDDGAPLECLILDEPDRIPLAEALAVLPEVPVPVRDAGFDIADPEYAQIVDRVLADEIGRGEGANFVIHRCYLGNLAGPPLLAALAAFRRLLTGERGAYWTFLVHTGGRILVGASPERHVSVEDGLVMMNPISGTLRHPGRPADRAELLRFLADPKEIDELYMVLDEELKMMATVAEHGGQVIGPYLKEMAHLTHTEYLLAGRGSRDVRDVLRETMFAPTVTGSPMENACRVIARHEGRGRGYYAGVLALLGVDEAGRQTLDAPILIRTAEISPEGRVRVPVGATLVRHSTAAGEVAETHAKAAGVLTALGLRPEPPATGDRAAERTLDGRPAGTTATRVPSTAVPDLVSDAVPASRPGAVAAEPAAEVRLADDPAVRAALAARNVGLARFWLEQRTPGATVRPELAGRRVLVVDGEDTFTGMLAHQLRALGLTVSVRPWAEVAEPGGFDPAGADLTVLGPGPGDPGHPTDPKMLALREMAGRLLDTGAPALGVCLGHQVLAARLGLTLHRRTAPYQGLCRDVTLFDTVARVGFYSSYTALAEADALDTAYGPVRLARDPVDGAVHALRGPTYAGVQFHPESVLSRDGTAVLAELVGRLLPAPAGSTPVAGLAHAPMPGTGTPSPGAGR; encoded by the coding sequence ATGACCCTGCTGAACCACCTGATCCGCACCATCGCCGACGGCGCCGACCCCGGCCCGTTCGCCCTGCTGCGCCGGGACGGCGCCACCGGCCTGGAAGTCTTCAGCGGTACGCCGCACACCGTCGCCCGGCTCGCCGACATCCCGCTGCCGGCCGGGCCGGCCGGCCCGCGCACCCTCGCCCTGGTGCCGTACCGGCAGGTCACCGAGCGCGGCTTCGACTGCGTCGACGACGGCGCCCCGCTGGAGTGCCTGATCCTCGACGAACCCGACCGGATCCCGCTGGCGGAGGCGCTGGCGGTGCTCCCCGAGGTGCCGGTACCGGTCCGCGACGCCGGCTTCGACATCGCCGACCCGGAGTACGCACAGATCGTCGACCGGGTCCTGGCCGACGAGATCGGCCGGGGCGAGGGGGCGAACTTCGTGATCCACCGCTGCTATCTCGGCAACCTGGCCGGTCCCCCGCTGCTGGCGGCGCTTGCCGCGTTCCGCCGGCTGCTGACCGGCGAGCGGGGTGCCTACTGGACGTTCCTGGTGCACACCGGCGGGCGGATCCTGGTCGGCGCCTCGCCGGAACGGCACGTCAGCGTCGAGGACGGCCTGGTGATGATGAATCCGATCAGCGGCACGCTGCGCCATCCGGGCCGGCCGGCGGACCGGGCCGAGCTGCTGCGTTTCCTCGCCGACCCGAAGGAGATCGACGAGTTGTACATGGTGCTCGACGAGGAACTGAAGATGATGGCGACCGTGGCCGAGCACGGCGGCCAGGTGATCGGGCCGTACCTGAAGGAGATGGCGCACCTGACCCACACCGAGTACCTGCTCGCCGGGCGGGGCTCGCGGGACGTCCGGGACGTGCTCCGGGAGACGATGTTCGCGCCGACCGTGACCGGCAGTCCGATGGAGAACGCCTGCCGGGTGATCGCCCGGCACGAGGGGCGCGGCCGGGGCTACTACGCGGGGGTGCTGGCCCTGCTCGGCGTCGACGAGGCCGGCCGGCAGACCCTGGACGCGCCGATCCTGATCCGGACCGCCGAGATCTCGCCGGAGGGACGGGTGCGGGTACCGGTCGGTGCGACCCTGGTGCGGCACTCCACCGCGGCGGGTGAGGTGGCCGAGACGCACGCGAAGGCGGCCGGGGTGCTCACCGCGCTGGGGTTGCGGCCGGAGCCGCCCGCCACCGGCGACCGCGCCGCCGAGCGCACCCTCGATGGCCGCCCCGCCGGGACGACCGCCACGCGGGTGCCGTCGACGGCCGTGCCGGACCTGGTGTCGGACGCCGTGCCGGCCAGCCGGCCGGGCGCCGTCGCAGCGGAGCCGGCCGCCGAGGTCCGGCTGGCGGACGATCCGGCGGTACGTGCCGCGCTGGCCGCCCGCAACGTCGGGCTCGCCCGGTTCTGGCTGGAGCAACGGACCCCGGGTGCCACCGTACGGCCGGAACTCGCCGGCCGGCGGGTGCTGGTCGTCGACGGGGAGGACACCTTCACCGGCATGCTCGCGCACCAGTTGCGGGCGCTCGGCCTGACCGTGTCGGTACGCCCCTGGGCCGAGGTCGCCGAGCCGGGCGGATTCGACCCGGCCGGTGCCGACCTGACGGTACTGGGGCCGGGGCCGGGCGATCCGGGGCACCCGACCGACCCGAAGATGCTCGCCCTGCGCGAGATGGCCGGACGGCTGCTCGATACCGGCGCACCGGCCCTCGGCGTCTGCCTCGGCCACCAGGTGCTGGCCGCCCGGCTGGGCCTGACCCTGCACCGGCGCACCGCCCCCTACCAGGGATTGTGCCGGGACGTGACGCTATTCGACACCGTCGCCCGGGTCGGCTTCTACTCCAGTTACACCGCACTGGCCGAGGCCGACGCCCTGGACACCGCGTACGGGCCGGTGCGGCTGGCCCGGGACCCGGTCGACGGTGCGGTGCACGCCCTGCGCGGGCCGACGTACGCCGGGGTGCAGTTCCATCCCGAGTCGGTGCTGAGCCGGGACGGCACGGCGGTACTGGCCGAGTTGGTCGGTCGGCTGCTACCCGCCCCGGCCGGCTCGACCCCCGTGGCCGGGCTGGCCCACGCACCGATGCCGGGGACCGGCACGCCGTCGCCGGGAGCGGGCCGGTAG
- a CDS encoding GH1 family beta-glucosidase — MSVLTRRHLLRRAALSASAVPVAGLSTSTAAATVTGGALAGCDAGPEADDERRTAPDAQLGLRFPDGFGWGAATSAYQIEGAAKDDGRGESVWDTFSHTPGRTRGGDTGDVAADHYHRYVEDLDLMKELGLRTYRFSISWPRIQADGTGAPNQRGLDFYRRLVDGLHDRGIAPMATLFHWDLPQSLQNTGGWESRDVPYRFADYAEAVFEALGDAVPVWLTINEPKTVVQNGYLQGHHAPGLRDPDAAYLVAHHLQLAHGLAVRALRATGSGSRIGPALNLHPCYPADDAPGVAEATRLYDGYENRLYLDSIFKGAYPADVLADLGPDSRMVRGIRDGDLKIISSPIDLLAVQYYTPIYVTADSDMVRKWPTSEADWQQIFPDGMYDTLTRVTRDYGDVPLTVTENGLPTPDRLDGNGTVDDVGRIAFLRDHLAAAHRAISDGVPLESYHVWSLMDNFEWNEGYEQRWGLVYVDFPTQRRVPKRSAHWYRRVIADNTV, encoded by the coding sequence ATGTCCGTACTGACCCGGCGGCATCTGCTGCGCCGCGCCGCGTTATCCGCCAGTGCCGTGCCGGTCGCCGGCCTGTCGACGAGCACGGCGGCAGCCACCGTCACCGGCGGGGCGCTGGCCGGATGCGACGCCGGTCCCGAGGCTGACGACGAGCGACGTACGGCGCCGGACGCGCAGCTCGGCCTCCGCTTTCCGGACGGCTTCGGGTGGGGTGCGGCAACCTCGGCATACCAGATCGAGGGGGCGGCCAAGGACGACGGGCGGGGCGAGTCCGTCTGGGACACGTTCAGCCACACCCCGGGCCGGACCCGGGGCGGGGACACCGGCGACGTCGCCGCCGACCACTACCACCGGTACGTCGAGGACCTGGACCTGATGAAGGAACTGGGGCTGCGGACGTACCGTTTCTCCATCTCCTGGCCGCGGATCCAGGCCGACGGCACCGGAGCGCCCAACCAGCGCGGACTCGACTTCTACCGCCGCCTGGTCGACGGCCTGCACGACCGGGGCATCGCCCCGATGGCCACGCTCTTCCACTGGGACCTGCCGCAGTCGCTACAGAACACCGGCGGCTGGGAGTCCCGGGACGTCCCCTACCGGTTCGCCGACTACGCCGAGGCGGTCTTCGAGGCGCTCGGCGATGCCGTGCCGGTCTGGCTGACCATCAACGAGCCCAAGACGGTGGTGCAGAACGGCTACCTCCAGGGCCACCACGCCCCCGGCCTACGCGACCCGGACGCCGCCTACCTGGTCGCGCACCACCTGCAACTGGCGCACGGCCTTGCGGTCCGCGCACTGCGCGCCACCGGCAGCGGCAGCCGGATCGGCCCCGCGCTGAACCTGCACCCGTGCTACCCGGCCGACGACGCGCCGGGGGTGGCCGAGGCCACCCGGCTCTACGACGGCTACGAGAACCGGCTCTACCTGGACTCCATCTTCAAGGGCGCCTACCCGGCCGACGTGCTGGCCGACCTCGGCCCGGACAGCCGGATGGTCCGGGGCATCCGGGACGGCGACCTGAAGATCATCTCGTCCCCGATCGACCTGCTCGCCGTGCAGTACTACACGCCGATCTACGTCACCGCCGACAGCGACATGGTCCGCAAGTGGCCGACCTCCGAGGCGGACTGGCAGCAGATCTTCCCGGACGGCATGTACGACACGCTCACCCGGGTCACCCGGGACTACGGCGACGTGCCGCTCACCGTCACCGAGAACGGCCTGCCCACCCCGGACCGGCTCGACGGCAACGGCACGGTGGACGACGTCGGCCGGATCGCCTTCCTCCGCGACCACCTCGCCGCCGCACACCGGGCCATCTCCGACGGGGTGCCGCTGGAGAGCTACCACGTCTGGTCACTGATGGACAACTTCGAGTGGAACGAAGGCTACGAGCAGCGGTGGGGACTCGTCTACGTCGACTTCCCCACCCAGCGCCGGGTCCCCAAGCGCAGCGCGCACTGGTACCGGCGGGTGATCGCCGACAACACTGTCTGA
- a CDS encoding ATP-binding protein, producing the protein MRTKLGAVLVVPSVAFLVLAGAQTSALVSQAGLLDDFADQVAVGRDITALVHELQRERDQTAGELAALNAGAAPSVEPGRPLPALESVYPVADRAIDRFRAAASPLARGVASWRVSYDRVDNALDRLPEVRASVPAAGSNPTPVLAEYNRAIEVLLVLLAQPSPGAERAELTDAVLRYVQFAQVKEINSRIRGQLYAAARAGRYDQNDVVTLTDLRAQQLSGIAGFRLAATDRQIERYDQAATDPNFVAAIRLEETTYSAGGRTAAVLEPGRWWTVSQQRQDLLRQVEAGAVGDAVELADSRSAEQLRRTLLTAGAVLAVLLAALFTSIAIGRSVARSLRMLRGQALRVAQVELPETLERLRTVDPVAAEFEVPPADVRSMDEIGEVAEAFVAVHRSAVTVALEQAVMRRHVNAMFVNLARRSQVLVERQLELLDELEQDESDPDQLDNLFKLDHLAARMRRNDDSLLVLAGTDATRRWNRPVLLGTVMLAAIAEIEQYQRIRHHVADELHVVGHAVADLVHLLAELLENASSFSRPDTVVQVDTARQSDGSVLVEIVDQGLGMSPAALERANELLALPPAADVAASERMGLFVVSHLAARQGVRVGLRTTAQGGLVAAVWLPANLLAPAPAAEPVGAPGRRMLEVVAGAVAGPDGATTQDGAARPVGPQTAGEEAAQARRAVRRETPTRAEDVLGMAAGAGSAPSTWWSRQGKGSTATPAAAPASAPTGALATGNAPPAVPVTGGTNANGLPIRVPMAQLRAKAEPVRPRQPVQREAPDPEQVGGMLSRYYGGLRRAEAEETMVIPMAPAGARSEEEKY; encoded by the coding sequence ATGCGCACCAAGCTGGGCGCCGTCCTCGTGGTCCCGTCGGTGGCGTTCCTGGTCCTGGCCGGGGCACAGACCAGCGCGCTGGTGAGCCAGGCCGGCCTGTTGGACGACTTCGCCGACCAGGTGGCGGTGGGCCGCGACATCACCGCCCTGGTGCACGAGTTGCAGCGGGAGCGGGACCAGACCGCGGGCGAGCTGGCGGCCCTGAACGCCGGCGCGGCCCCCTCGGTCGAGCCGGGCCGCCCGCTGCCGGCGCTGGAGTCGGTGTACCCGGTCGCCGACCGGGCGATCGACCGGTTCCGGGCGGCGGCGTCGCCGCTGGCCAGGGGGGTGGCCTCCTGGCGGGTCTCCTACGACCGGGTCGACAACGCACTCGACCGGTTGCCGGAGGTCCGGGCCTCGGTGCCGGCGGCCGGCTCGAATCCCACCCCGGTGCTCGCCGAGTACAACCGGGCCATCGAGGTGCTGCTGGTGCTGCTGGCCCAGCCGTCACCCGGGGCCGAGCGCGCCGAGCTGACCGACGCGGTGCTCAGGTACGTCCAGTTCGCCCAGGTCAAGGAGATCAACTCACGGATCCGGGGGCAGCTCTACGCCGCCGCCCGGGCCGGCCGCTACGACCAGAACGACGTGGTCACCCTGACCGACCTGCGGGCGCAGCAGCTCAGCGGCATCGCCGGCTTCCGGCTCGCGGCCACCGACCGGCAGATCGAGCGGTACGACCAGGCCGCGACCGATCCGAACTTCGTGGCGGCGATCCGGCTGGAGGAGACCACATACTCCGCCGGTGGCCGCACCGCGGCGGTGCTCGAACCCGGCCGCTGGTGGACGGTCAGCCAGCAGCGCCAGGACCTGCTCCGGCAGGTCGAGGCGGGTGCGGTCGGCGACGCGGTGGAGCTGGCGGACTCCCGCAGCGCCGAGCAGCTGCGCCGGACGCTGCTCACCGCCGGTGCGGTGCTGGCGGTCCTGCTTGCCGCGCTGTTCACCTCGATCGCGATCGGCCGATCCGTGGCCCGGTCGCTGCGGATGCTGCGTGGCCAGGCGTTGCGGGTCGCCCAGGTCGAGCTGCCGGAGACCCTGGAACGGCTGCGTACGGTCGATCCCGTCGCGGCCGAGTTCGAGGTGCCACCGGCCGACGTCCGGTCGATGGACGAGATCGGCGAGGTGGCCGAGGCGTTCGTCGCGGTGCACCGCAGCGCGGTGACGGTGGCGCTGGAGCAGGCGGTGATGCGCCGCCACGTCAACGCCATGTTCGTCAACCTGGCCCGCCGCAGCCAGGTACTCGTCGAGCGGCAGCTCGAACTGCTCGACGAGCTGGAGCAGGACGAGAGCGACCCGGACCAGCTCGACAACCTGTTCAAGCTGGACCATCTCGCCGCCCGCATGCGGCGTAACGACGACAGCCTGCTGGTGCTCGCCGGCACCGACGCCACCCGGCGGTGGAACCGCCCGGTGCTGCTCGGCACCGTGATGCTCGCCGCGATCGCCGAGATCGAGCAGTACCAGCGGATCCGGCACCACGTCGCCGACGAGCTGCACGTCGTCGGGCATGCCGTCGCCGACCTGGTGCACCTGCTCGCCGAGCTGCTGGAGAACGCGTCGTCGTTCTCCCGGCCGGACACGGTCGTCCAGGTCGACACCGCCCGGCAGTCGGACGGCAGCGTCCTGGTGGAGATCGTCGACCAGGGTCTGGGGATGAGTCCGGCCGCGTTGGAGCGGGCCAACGAGCTGCTCGCGCTGCCGCCGGCCGCGGACGTCGCCGCCTCGGAGCGGATGGGTCTGTTCGTGGTCAGCCACCTGGCCGCCCGGCAGGGCGTACGGGTGGGGCTGCGGACCACCGCGCAGGGTGGGCTGGTGGCGGCGGTCTGGCTGCCGGCGAACCTGCTCGCCCCGGCGCCGGCGGCGGAGCCGGTCGGTGCTCCCGGCCGGCGGATGCTGGAGGTCGTCGCGGGTGCGGTGGCCGGGCCGGACGGTGCGACTACCCAGGACGGTGCGGCTAGGCCGGTCGGTCCGCAGACTGCCGGCGAGGAGGCTGCGCAGGCCCGCCGGGCGGTTCGCCGGGAGACGCCGACCCGGGCCGAGGACGTGCTCGGGATGGCCGCCGGTGCCGGTTCGGCGCCGAGTACCTGGTGGTCCCGGCAGGGCAAGGGGAGTACCGCGACACCGGCGGCAGCCCCCGCCAGCGCGCCGACCGGTGCGCTGGCCACCGGGAACGCCCCGCCCGCGGTGCCGGTGACCGGCGGGACGAACGCCAACGGGCTGCCGATCCGGGTGCCGATGGCACAGCTGCGGGCGAAGGCGGAGCCGGTCCGGCCCAGGCAGCCGGTGCAGCGCGAGGCGCCGGATCCGGAGCAGGTGGGCGGCATGCTGAGCCGGTACTACGGTGGGCTCCGGCGGGCCGAGGCCGAGGAGACGATGGTGATACCGATGGCGCCGGCCGGCGCGCGCAGCGAAGAGGAGAAGTATTGA
- a CDS encoding FGGY family carbohydrate kinase, with amino-acid sequence MRILALDLGTSSVRGLVLDAAARPLPDALARRPAEIVIGDDGRATLDGPGYLAALVECLDELAGAGHLHGVELVVASAQWHSVVPLGPGGEPLGPVLTWLDTRPTPPAGLTGPADPGDYHGRTGTWWHRFYWSVRLPWLRERCGPGRIRFAGLVEYVFGVLLDEAVMSVSQASGTGLLDLRTLSWDPEACELAGVRHGELPALAPAAWFGRLRAEYAGRWPELRNARWAPPSGDGAASNVGSGCYDSRRAAVTVGTSAAVRLVQTVPAGAELPPLPDELWRYRVDHGHLVTGTAFSGGGNLYAWARREMRLPEGHELDRALARVPPLGGIPADSRLGGDRPPGLAPAGSGVLSGLGFNTTAVDLLAGLMGALCHQVVAGVAAIESTLDEPVQVVLGGGAVAASEWWRHSFSVALAPRAVHHVRNPEIGAVGAALVAIGRLDGASGLERIVRTDEDESPTATRSARPQYRS; translated from the coding sequence ATGAGGATTCTCGCTCTCGACCTGGGTACGTCGTCGGTGCGCGGCCTGGTGCTGGACGCGGCCGCCCGGCCGCTGCCCGACGCGCTGGCCCGGCGACCGGCCGAGATCGTGATCGGGGACGACGGCCGGGCCACCCTGGACGGGCCGGGCTACCTCGCCGCCCTCGTCGAGTGCCTCGACGAGCTGGCCGGCGCGGGCCACCTGCACGGTGTCGAACTCGTCGTCGCCTCGGCGCAGTGGCACTCGGTGGTGCCGCTGGGCCCGGGCGGTGAGCCGCTCGGCCCGGTGCTGACCTGGTTGGACACCCGGCCCACCCCGCCGGCCGGACTGACCGGGCCGGCGGATCCCGGCGACTACCACGGGCGTACCGGCACCTGGTGGCACCGGTTCTACTGGTCGGTCCGGCTGCCGTGGCTGCGGGAGCGGTGCGGCCCCGGCCGGATCCGCTTCGCCGGCCTGGTCGAGTACGTCTTCGGCGTCCTCCTCGACGAGGCGGTCATGTCGGTCTCCCAGGCCTCCGGCACCGGCCTGCTCGACCTGCGCACCCTGAGCTGGGATCCGGAGGCGTGCGAGCTGGCCGGGGTGCGGCACGGCGAACTGCCGGCGCTGGCTCCCGCCGCCTGGTTCGGCCGGCTCCGGGCCGAGTACGCCGGGCGCTGGCCGGAGCTGCGGAACGCCCGGTGGGCGCCGCCGAGCGGCGACGGTGCCGCCTCCAACGTGGGCTCCGGCTGCTACGACAGCCGGCGCGCGGCGGTCACGGTCGGCACCTCGGCGGCGGTGCGCCTGGTCCAGACGGTGCCGGCCGGTGCCGAGCTGCCTCCGCTGCCGGACGAGCTGTGGCGCTACCGGGTGGACCACGGGCACCTGGTGACCGGCACCGCCTTCTCCGGCGGCGGCAACCTCTACGCCTGGGCGCGGCGGGAGATGAGGCTGCCCGAGGGGCACGAGCTGGACCGCGCGTTGGCCCGGGTGCCGCCGCTCGGCGGGATACCGGCCGACTCCCGGCTGGGCGGCGACCGTCCACCGGGGCTCGCCCCGGCCGGCTCGGGCGTCCTGTCCGGGCTGGGCTTCAACACGACCGCGGTGGACCTCCTGGCCGGACTGATGGGCGCGCTCTGCCACCAGGTCGTGGCCGGCGTCGCCGCGATCGAGTCCACCCTCGACGAACCGGTCCAGGTTGTCCTCGGCGGCGGTGCCGTCGCCGCCTCCGAGTGGTGGCGGCACTCCTTCTCGGTGGCGCTGGCCCCGCGCGCGGTGCACCACGTCCGGAATCCGGAGATCGGTGCGGTCGGCGCCGCTCTGGTGGCGATCGGTCGGCTCGACGGTGCGTCCGGACTTGAACGCATCGTCCGGACGGATGAGGACGAGTCGCCGACAGCGACAAGATCTGCTCGCCCGCAGTATCGTTCGTGA
- a CDS encoding roadblock/LC7 domain-containing protein: MNTLSQEARDLNWLVSGFTERVPGVAHAIVVSADGLLVAVSEHLPRDHADKLAAVTSGLSSITTGAAEMFDGDIVKQTVVEMGRGYFLVMQIRDGSILATLAANDADIGVVGYEMAKLAKAAGEMLTPALRAELQQALPR; this comes from the coding sequence TTGAACACGCTCAGTCAAGAGGCACGGGATCTGAACTGGCTGGTGAGCGGGTTCACGGAACGGGTACCAGGGGTGGCGCACGCCATCGTCGTCTCCGCCGACGGACTGCTGGTGGCGGTCTCCGAGCACCTGCCCCGGGACCACGCCGACAAGCTCGCCGCGGTCACCTCCGGGTTGTCCAGCATCACCACCGGGGCCGCCGAGATGTTCGACGGCGACATCGTGAAGCAGACGGTGGTCGAGATGGGCCGGGGCTACTTCCTGGTCATGCAGATCCGGGACGGTTCGATCCTGGCCACCCTCGCCGCCAACGACGCCGACATCGGCGTGGTGGGCTACGAGATGGCGAAGTTGGCCAAGGCGGCCGGCGAGATGCTCACCCCGGCGCTGCGGGCCGAGCTTCAGCAGGCACTGCCCCGCTGA